A genomic region of Pogona vitticeps strain Pit_001003342236 chromosome 15, PviZW2.1, whole genome shotgun sequence contains the following coding sequences:
- the TSTD1 gene encoding thiosulfate:glutathione sulfurtransferase isoform X1, with amino-acid sequence MATDKKRKALEDESGFLARATRERGANRLPIFGIPGSSSLTRMSCDSVWTAGWTRAAAERSLANLISKVISYEELKTLLQQGKPHVFDVRSAEEVAGGRIPDSINIPVAEVEEAFKMDPETFQAKYGVEKPQPDQEDLVFHCQMGRRGARATELAASLGYTKARNFAGGYKEWSEKEGK; translated from the exons ATGGCAACAGACAAGAAGAGGAAAGCCTTGGAGGATGAATCTGGATTCTTAGCAAGAGCAACACGAGAAAGAGGGGCGAATCG CCTCCCCATATTTGGCATTCCTGGGTCATCATCCTTGACCAGGATGAGTTGTGATTCCGTCTGGACAGCAGGCTGGACAAGGGCGGCCGCAGAGCGGTCTTTGGCCAATTTGATCT CAAAGGTCATTTCCTACGAGGAGCTGAAAACATTGCTGCAACAAGGAAAGCCGCACGTGTTCGACGTGCGCTCAGCGGAAGAAGTCGCCGGTGGACGCATCCCGGACTCCATCAATATCCCAG TGGCGGAGGTGGAAGAGGCTTTCAAGATGGACCCGGAAACCTTCCAGGCGAAGTACGGGGTGGAGAAACCGCAACCGGATCAGGAGGATTTGGTTTTCCATTGTCAGATGGGCAGACGAGGGGCCCGGGCGACCGAGCTCGCCGCGTCGCTTGGCTACACCAA ggCTCGAAATTTTGCTGGTGGCTACAAGGAGTGGTCGGAGAAAGAAGGGAAGTGA
- the TSTD1 gene encoding thiosulfate:glutathione sulfurtransferase isoform X2, with translation MALQKTLQRFLSWQPRAIPGFAARLKSAQGQDSMEKAKVISYEELKTLLQQGKPHVFDVRSAEEVAGGRIPDSINIPVAEVEEAFKMDPETFQAKYGVEKPQPDQEDLVFHCQMGRRGARATELAASLGYTKARNFAGGYKEWSEKEGK, from the exons ATGGCCTTGCAGAAAACTCTGCAGAGGTTCCTGTCTTGGCAGCCACGAGCCATTCCCGGGTTTGCTGCTCGTCTGAAGAGCGCTCAGGGTCAGGACAGCATGGAGAAAG CAAAGGTCATTTCCTACGAGGAGCTGAAAACATTGCTGCAACAAGGAAAGCCGCACGTGTTCGACGTGCGCTCAGCGGAAGAAGTCGCCGGTGGACGCATCCCGGACTCCATCAATATCCCAG TGGCGGAGGTGGAAGAGGCTTTCAAGATGGACCCGGAAACCTTCCAGGCGAAGTACGGGGTGGAGAAACCGCAACCGGATCAGGAGGATTTGGTTTTCCATTGTCAGATGGGCAGACGAGGGGCCCGGGCGACCGAGCTCGCCGCGTCGCTTGGCTACACCAA ggCTCGAAATTTTGCTGGTGGCTACAAGGAGTGGTCGGAGAAAGAAGGGAAGTGA
- the LOC110088136 gene encoding V-set and immunoglobulin domain-containing protein 2 isoform X2, with product MGRPRHASPASLPGFWILFGFVTAAGAVKVSVVADSIQVVRGGSALLPCSFHTTAPLDRLSIIWTVAPSSDPGQPRQVLAYVQGEVVESLSHYTGRVAFAFSPTKSATIILNDTRGLDSGIYQCSVTNPPDTSTPNIGVVRLTVFVPPSNPRCSSEGTTEEGGSLQFSCTVEEGMPLPTFTWEKIPPENTQPLVVSYEDDRRALLPLPNLTADASGLYRCLAANMLGSVSCVLELRVHVAPHGPTSLVVGITLMLSMGLVLLTLFALGLWLHHDRVAKWPENEEEDSHNEIRIDSFSLGRLIVAPSGDGLAAPSASKPLWIFTSSTPNTTFAHREWRPRTQKKASQAAPPGGLQPPAPAGPGRWRSASLSERQDSLCGSEEKHPTPKPIGFLV from the exons ATGGGGAGACCCCGGCACGCCTCTCCGGCTTCTCTGCCCGGCTTCTGGATTCTCTTTGGCTTCGTGACAG CCGCCGGGGCCGTGAAGGTGTCGGTGGTCGCCGACAGCATCCAGGTGGTGCGCGGGGGGAGCGCCCTCCTGCCTTGTTCCTTCCACACCACGGCGCCCCTGGACCGCCTCAGCATTATCTGGACCGTCGCCCCGTCCTCGGACCCCGGTCAACCCCGGCAA GTGCTTGCATATGTGCAAGGTGAGGTTGTGGAGAGCTTATCCCATTACACCGGCCGGGTGGCGTTCGCCTTCTCGCCGACCAAGAGCGCCACCATCATCCTCAACGACACGCGCGGTCTGGATAGCGGCATATATCAATGCAGCGTGACGAACCCACCTGATACCTCCACGCCCAATATTGGGGTGGTCCGGCTCACCGTGTTTG TGCCGCCCTCCAACCCCCGATGCTCGAGCGAAGGGACCACGGAAGAAGGAGGCAGTCTCCAGTTCTCCTGCACGGTAGAGGAAGGGATGCCCCTGCCCACCTTCACCTGGGAGAAAATCCCCCCTGAAAACACACAGCCTTTGGTGGTGAGCTACGAAG ACGACCGCCGGGCCCTCCTGCCTTTGCCGAACCTCACCGCCGACGCGTCGGGGCTTTACCGCTGCCTGGCTGCCAACATGCTGGGCTCCGTCTCCTGCGTCCTGGAGTTGCGGGTTCACGTCG ccCCCCACGGCCCCACCTCCCTGGTGGTGGGCATCACCCTCATGCTCAGCATGGGGCTGGTCCTGCTGACCCTCTTCGCCCTGGGCTTGTGGCTGCACCACGACCGCGTGGCCAAGTGGCCGGAGAACGAAGAGGAAGACTCGCACAACGAGATCAG GATCGACAGCTTTTCCTTGGGGCGCCTGATCGTGGCCCCCTCCGGAGACGGCCTGGCAGCCCCTTCCGCCTCCAAGCCCCTCTGGATCTTCACCAGCTCCACGCCCAACACCACCTTCGCCCACCGCGAATGGAGGCCCCGGACGCAGAAGAAGGCGAGCCAGGCCGCGCCGCCGGGGGGCCTCCAACCGCCTGCCCCGGCCGGCCCCGGGAGATGGAGGAGCGCCAGCCTCTCGGAGCGGCAGGACTCCTTGTGCGGAAGCGAGGAGAAGCACCCCACCCCAAAACCCATAGGATTCCTGGTCTAG
- the LOC110088136 gene encoding V-set and immunoglobulin domain-containing protein 2 isoform X1: MNISSQKPYSGLLTDRLEKIGLTAVTFYLRSPNPRDENGWGWIFRFQVFRSRDETSHLLPCSDSRGIPVGLGCFPGISGGSFCLPQVLAYVQGEVVESLSHYTGRVAFAFSPTKSATIILNDTRGLDSGIYQCSVTNPPDTSTPNIGVVRLTVFVPPSNPRCSSEGTTEEGGSLQFSCTVEEGMPLPTFTWEKIPPENTQPLVVSYEDDRRALLPLPNLTADASGLYRCLAANMLGSVSCVLELRVHVAPHGPTSLVVGITLMLSMGLVLLTLFALGLWLHHDRVAKWPENEEEDSHNEIRIDSFSLGRLIVAPSGDGLAAPSASKPLWIFTSSTPNTTFAHREWRPRTQKKASQAAPPGGLQPPAPAGPGRWRSASLSERQDSLCGSEEKHPTPKPIGFLV; encoded by the exons ATGAACATTTCCAGCCAGAAACCATATTCAGGATTGCTGACTGATAGACTAGAGAAGATCGGGCTCACTGCAGTCACCTTTTATTTACGTTCACCCAACCCACGGGATGAAAATGGGTGGGGGTGGATTTTTCGGTTCCAGGTTTTCAGATCTAGGGATGAGACGTCACATCTTCTCCCCTGTTCCGACTCTCGGGGCATCCCCGTCGGTTTGGGGTGCTTCCCAGGCATCTCAGGTGGTTCTTTCTGTCTCCCGCAGGTGCTTGCATATGTGCAAGGTGAGGTTGTGGAGAGCTTATCCCATTACACCGGCCGGGTGGCGTTCGCCTTCTCGCCGACCAAGAGCGCCACCATCATCCTCAACGACACGCGCGGTCTGGATAGCGGCATATATCAATGCAGCGTGACGAACCCACCTGATACCTCCACGCCCAATATTGGGGTGGTCCGGCTCACCGTGTTTG TGCCGCCCTCCAACCCCCGATGCTCGAGCGAAGGGACCACGGAAGAAGGAGGCAGTCTCCAGTTCTCCTGCACGGTAGAGGAAGGGATGCCCCTGCCCACCTTCACCTGGGAGAAAATCCCCCCTGAAAACACACAGCCTTTGGTGGTGAGCTACGAAG ACGACCGCCGGGCCCTCCTGCCTTTGCCGAACCTCACCGCCGACGCGTCGGGGCTTTACCGCTGCCTGGCTGCCAACATGCTGGGCTCCGTCTCCTGCGTCCTGGAGTTGCGGGTTCACGTCG ccCCCCACGGCCCCACCTCCCTGGTGGTGGGCATCACCCTCATGCTCAGCATGGGGCTGGTCCTGCTGACCCTCTTCGCCCTGGGCTTGTGGCTGCACCACGACCGCGTGGCCAAGTGGCCGGAGAACGAAGAGGAAGACTCGCACAACGAGATCAG GATCGACAGCTTTTCCTTGGGGCGCCTGATCGTGGCCCCCTCCGGAGACGGCCTGGCAGCCCCTTCCGCCTCCAAGCCCCTCTGGATCTTCACCAGCTCCACGCCCAACACCACCTTCGCCCACCGCGAATGGAGGCCCCGGACGCAGAAGAAGGCGAGCCAGGCCGCGCCGCCGGGGGGCCTCCAACCGCCTGCCCCGGCCGGCCCCGGGAGATGGAGGAGCGCCAGCCTCTCGGAGCGGCAGGACTCCTTGTGCGGAAGCGAGGAGAAGCACCCCACCCCAAAACCCATAGGATTCCTGGTCTAG
- the USF1 gene encoding upstream stimulatory factor 1 isoform X2, with protein MKGQQKATETEEGTVQIQEVATGEDPTSVAIASIQSAATFPDPNIKYVFRTENGGTQLMYRVIQVAEGQLDGQTEGTGAISGYPATQSMTQAVIQGAFTSEDAVETEATATETHYAYYPATAVADSSTSTGAGTTATAVVTTQNSDALLGQATPTGTGQFFVMMSPQEVLQSGTQRSIAPRTHPYSPKSEAPRTTRDEKRRAQHNEVERRRRDKINNWIVQLSKIIPDCSMENTKSGQSKGGILSKACDYIQELRQSNIRLSEELQGLDQLQMDNKVLRQQVEDLKSKNLLLRAQLRQHGVEVIIKDSH; from the exons ATGAAAGG ACAGCAGAAAGCGACGGAGACAGAGGAGGGCACCGTGCAAATCCAGGAAG TGGCCACAGGGGAGGATCCCACCAGCGTGGCCATCGCCAGCATCCAGTCGGCCGCCACCTTTCCCGACCCCAACATCAAATACGTCTTCCGGACGGAGAATGGAGGCACGCAG CTGATGTACAGAGTCATTCAGGTGGCCGAGGGGCAACTAGACGGGCAGACGGAGGGCACGGGGGCCATCAGCGGCTATCCGGCCACGCAGTCCATGACCCAG GCGGTCATCCAGGGAGCCTTCACCAGCGAGGATGCCGTTGAGACGGAAGCCACGGCCACCGAGACCCACTATGCCTACTACCCTGCCACGGCAGTGGCTGACTCCAGCACTTCCACGGGGGCCGGGACGACCGCCACGGCGGTGGTGACCACCCAGAACTCAGATGCCCTGCTCGGGCAAGCCACGCCGACCGGCACAG GGCAGTTTTTTGTCATGATGTCGCCCCAGGAGGTTCTGCAGAGCGGGACACAGCGATCCATCGCGCCGAGGACGCACCCCTACTCGCC GAAGTCGGAAGCACCTCGGACGACCCGAGACGAGAAGCGCCGGGCCCAGCACAACGAAG tgGAGCGCCGGCGCCGGGACAAGATCAACAACTGGATCGTGCAGCTGTCCAAAATCATCCCCGACTGTTCGATGGAGAACACCAAATCTGGGCAG AGTAAAGGCGGCATCCTGTCTAAAGCCTGCGACTACATCCAGGAGCTGAGGCAGAGCAACATCCGTCTCTCGGAGGAGCTGCAAGGCCTGGACCAGCTGCAGATGGATAACAAGGTCTTGCGGCAGCAG gtCGAAGACCTGAAGAGCAAAAACCTGCTCCTGCGCGCCCAGCTGCGCCAGCACGGCGTGGAGGTGATCATCAAGGACTCCCACTGA
- the USF1 gene encoding upstream stimulatory factor 1 isoform X1, producing the protein MKGQQKATETEEGTVQIQEGAVATGEDPTSVAIASIQSAATFPDPNIKYVFRTENGGTQLMYRVIQVAEGQLDGQTEGTGAISGYPATQSMTQAVIQGAFTSEDAVETEATATETHYAYYPATAVADSSTSTGAGTTATAVVTTQNSDALLGQATPTGTGQFFVMMSPQEVLQSGTQRSIAPRTHPYSPKSEAPRTTRDEKRRAQHNEVERRRRDKINNWIVQLSKIIPDCSMENTKSGQSKGGILSKACDYIQELRQSNIRLSEELQGLDQLQMDNKVLRQQVEDLKSKNLLLRAQLRQHGVEVIIKDSH; encoded by the exons ATGAAAGG ACAGCAGAAAGCGACGGAGACAGAGGAGGGCACCGTGCAAATCCAGGAAG GTGCAGTGGCCACAGGGGAGGATCCCACCAGCGTGGCCATCGCCAGCATCCAGTCGGCCGCCACCTTTCCCGACCCCAACATCAAATACGTCTTCCGGACGGAGAATGGAGGCACGCAG CTGATGTACAGAGTCATTCAGGTGGCCGAGGGGCAACTAGACGGGCAGACGGAGGGCACGGGGGCCATCAGCGGCTATCCGGCCACGCAGTCCATGACCCAG GCGGTCATCCAGGGAGCCTTCACCAGCGAGGATGCCGTTGAGACGGAAGCCACGGCCACCGAGACCCACTATGCCTACTACCCTGCCACGGCAGTGGCTGACTCCAGCACTTCCACGGGGGCCGGGACGACCGCCACGGCGGTGGTGACCACCCAGAACTCAGATGCCCTGCTCGGGCAAGCCACGCCGACCGGCACAG GGCAGTTTTTTGTCATGATGTCGCCCCAGGAGGTTCTGCAGAGCGGGACACAGCGATCCATCGCGCCGAGGACGCACCCCTACTCGCC GAAGTCGGAAGCACCTCGGACGACCCGAGACGAGAAGCGCCGGGCCCAGCACAACGAAG tgGAGCGCCGGCGCCGGGACAAGATCAACAACTGGATCGTGCAGCTGTCCAAAATCATCCCCGACTGTTCGATGGAGAACACCAAATCTGGGCAG AGTAAAGGCGGCATCCTGTCTAAAGCCTGCGACTACATCCAGGAGCTGAGGCAGAGCAACATCCGTCTCTCGGAGGAGCTGCAAGGCCTGGACCAGCTGCAGATGGATAACAAGGTCTTGCGGCAGCAG gtCGAAGACCTGAAGAGCAAAAACCTGCTCCTGCGCGCCCAGCTGCGCCAGCACGGCGTGGAGGTGATCATCAAGGACTCCCACTGA